A genomic window from Streptomyces sp. NBC_01429 includes:
- a CDS encoding type II toxin-antitoxin system death-on-curing family toxin gives MTEVRYIQIDEILAIARKVNGTEHSVRDMGLLVSAIERPRTNVFGAELYPTLHEKAAALLHSVARNHALIDGNKRTAWLAMRVFLRFNGVSASTVPPHVSTAGPFVEDVAQDNIDVPVIAKRLAAWFPVS, from the coding sequence GTGACCGAGGTGCGCTACATCCAGATCGACGAGATCCTCGCCATTGCTCGTAAGGTCAACGGCACGGAGCACAGCGTGCGTGACATGGGCCTTCTGGTATCTGCGATCGAACGGCCCCGGACCAACGTGTTCGGGGCCGAGCTTTATCCCACACTGCACGAGAAGGCGGCGGCGCTGTTGCACTCCGTTGCCCGCAATCACGCGCTGATCGACGGCAACAAGCGCACCGCCTGGCTCGCCATGCGCGTCTTCCTGCGGTTCAACGGCGTCAGTGCCAGTACCGTTCCGCCGCACGTCTCCACGGCCGGCCCGTTCGTCGAGGACGTCGCGCAGGACAACATCGATGTGCCAGTCATTGCCAAGCGCCTGGCGGCTTGGTTCCCCGTTTCCTGA
- a CDS encoding ribbon-helix-helix protein, CopG family — protein MAMTLRLPDDLDAKLTERARRERRSKQELAIEAIRDAQDRAELKLDDVLAQLMDSDAEILDYLK, from the coding sequence ATGGCGATGACACTCCGACTCCCCGATGACCTTGACGCCAAGCTCACCGAGCGTGCTCGTCGGGAGCGCCGCAGCAAGCAGGAGCTTGCGATTGAGGCCATTCGTGACGCCCAGGACCGGGCCGAGCTGAAGCTCGATGACGTTCTGGCCCAGCTGATGGACAGCGATGCGGAGATCTTGGACTACCTGAAGTGA
- a CDS encoding class I SAM-dependent RNA methyltransferase — protein MSTEPQASLIGEEYEVEVGPVAHGGHCIARTEEGRVLFVRHALPGERIVARVTEGEEDARYLRADAVRILDASKDRVEAPCRFAGPGRCGGCDWQHAKPGAQRRLKGEVITEQLQRLAGLTPEEAGWDGTVMPAPGDKLPPGEVPAWRSRVQYAVDENGRAGLRKHRSHDIEPVDHCMIAATGVSELGVERREWPQIATVEAIAASGSGDRQVVLTPREGGRLPLVELDKPVSVLRVEEHDGGVHRVHGRAFVRERADGRTYRVGMGGFWQIHPQAPQLLVEAVMQGLMPRKGDTALDLYCGVGLFAGAIAERVGESGAVLGIESGKRAVEDARHNLQSLPRVRIEQGKVDQVLPRTRITETDLIVLDPPRAGAGKQTVKHLTTLGARRIAYVACDPAALARDLAYFREGGYKPRTLRAFDLFPMTHHVECVAILEPVKKDA, from the coding sequence ATGTCAACAGAACCGCAGGCTTCGCTGATCGGGGAGGAGTACGAGGTCGAGGTGGGCCCCGTCGCACACGGCGGCCACTGCATCGCCCGTACCGAGGAGGGCCGCGTGCTGTTCGTACGGCACGCGCTGCCCGGCGAGAGGATCGTCGCCCGGGTGACGGAGGGCGAGGAGGACGCGCGCTACCTCCGCGCCGACGCCGTGCGGATCCTCGACGCCTCCAAGGACCGCGTCGAGGCCCCGTGCCGCTTCGCGGGCCCCGGCCGGTGCGGCGGCTGCGACTGGCAGCACGCCAAGCCGGGCGCGCAGCGCCGCCTCAAGGGCGAGGTCATCACCGAGCAGCTCCAGCGCCTCGCCGGCCTCACCCCGGAGGAGGCCGGCTGGGACGGTACGGTCATGCCCGCCCCCGGCGACAAGCTGCCCCCGGGCGAGGTGCCCGCGTGGCGCTCGCGCGTGCAGTACGCGGTCGACGAGAACGGCCGCGCGGGGCTGCGCAAGCACCGCTCGCACGACATCGAGCCGGTCGACCACTGCATGATCGCGGCGACGGGCGTCAGCGAGCTGGGCGTCGAGCGGCGCGAGTGGCCGCAGATCGCCACGGTGGAGGCCATCGCGGCCTCGGGCTCCGGCGACCGCCAGGTGGTACTCACCCCGCGCGAGGGCGGCCGGCTCCCGCTCGTCGAACTCGACAAGCCCGTCTCCGTCCTGCGGGTCGAGGAGCACGACGGGGGAGTGCACCGCGTCCACGGCCGCGCCTTCGTCCGCGAACGCGCCGACGGCCGCACGTACCGCGTCGGCATGGGCGGCTTCTGGCAGATCCACCCGCAGGCTCCCCAGCTGCTGGTCGAAGCGGTGATGCAGGGCCTGATGCCGCGGAAGGGCGACACGGCGCTCGACCTGTACTGCGGGGTCGGCCTGTTCGCGGGCGCGATCGCGGAACGCGTCGGGGAGAGCGGCGCGGTGCTCGGCATCGAGTCCGGCAAGCGCGCGGTCGAGGACGCCCGCCACAACCTCCAGTCCCTGCCCCGGGTCCGTATCGAACAGGGCAAGGTCGACCAGGTCCTGCCCCGCACCCGCATCACCGAGACCGACCTGATCGTCCTGGACCCGCCCCGCGCGGGCGCCGGCAAGCAGACGGTCAAACACCTCACCACCCTGGGCGCCCGCCGCATCGCCTACGTGGCCTGCGACCCGGCGGCGCTCGCCCGGGACCTGGCCTACTTCCGGGAGGGGGGCTACAAGCCGCGGACGCTGAGGGCGTTCGACTTGTTCCCGATGACGCATCACGTGGAGTGCGTGGCGATTCTGGAGCCGGTGAAGAAGGACGCGTGA
- a CDS encoding APC family permease, whose product MSKLTDVPKRILIGRALRSDRLGETLLPKRIALPVFASDPLSSVAYAPGEVLLVLSIAGVSAYHFSPWIALAVVVLMFTVVASYRQNVHAYPSGGGDYEVATTNLGPRAGLTVASALLVDYVLTVAVSISSGVENLGSAIPFVVEHKVLVAIAIIVVLTLMNLRGVRESGKLFAIPTYVFVGGVFIMIAWGAFRGLVLGDTMHAPTSDYQIKPEHQGLAGFALIFLLLRAFSSGCAALTGVEAISNGVPAFRKPKSRNAATTLALMGGLAVTMFCGIIGLAMATDVKMAENPGTDLVHNGVPVGSDYVQNPVISQVAAAVFGSGTFFFVLLAAATALVLFLAANTAYNGFPLLGSILAQDRYLPRQLHTRGDRLAFSNGIVLLAGAAALLVGVYGADSTRLIQLYIVGVFVSFTLSQTGMVRHWNRHLRTERDVAKRRHMVRSRAINTFGAFFTGLVLIVVLATKFTHGAWVALLGMVIFYGTMTAIRRHYDRVAAEIAAAEAPSDDAVRPSRVHSIVLVSKVHKPTLRALGYAKLMRSDTLEALSINVDAAETKALREEWERRGINVPLKILDSPYREITRPVIEYVRGLRSENPRDAISVYIPEYVVGRWYEHLLHNQSALRLKGRLLFTPGVMVTSVPYQLESSERARTRLKRRAVYNAPGAVRRGPVDTRQPGATRPKK is encoded by the coding sequence GTGTCCAAACTGACCGACGTGCCCAAACGCATCCTGATCGGGCGGGCGCTGCGTAGCGACAGGCTCGGGGAGACCCTCCTCCCCAAACGCATCGCGCTGCCCGTCTTCGCCTCCGACCCGCTGTCCTCGGTGGCGTACGCCCCGGGAGAAGTCCTCCTGGTGCTGTCCATCGCGGGGGTGTCGGCGTACCACTTCAGCCCGTGGATCGCCCTGGCCGTCGTCGTCCTGATGTTCACGGTCGTCGCCTCCTACCGGCAGAACGTGCACGCCTACCCGAGCGGCGGCGGCGACTACGAGGTCGCCACCACCAACCTCGGTCCCCGCGCCGGACTCACCGTCGCCAGCGCGCTGCTGGTCGACTACGTACTGACCGTGGCCGTGTCGATCTCCTCCGGGGTGGAGAACCTCGGCTCCGCCATCCCGTTCGTCGTCGAGCACAAGGTCCTCGTCGCCATCGCGATAATCGTCGTGCTCACCCTGATGAACCTGCGCGGCGTACGGGAGTCGGGCAAGCTCTTCGCGATCCCCACGTACGTCTTCGTCGGCGGCGTGTTCATCATGATCGCCTGGGGCGCGTTCCGCGGGCTCGTGCTCGGCGACACCATGCACGCCCCGACGTCGGACTACCAGATCAAGCCCGAGCACCAGGGCCTGGCCGGGTTCGCGCTGATCTTCCTGCTGCTGCGCGCGTTCTCCTCCGGCTGCGCCGCGCTGACCGGCGTCGAGGCGATCAGCAACGGAGTCCCGGCCTTCCGCAAGCCCAAGAGCAGGAACGCGGCGACCACGCTCGCCCTGATGGGCGGCCTCGCCGTCACGATGTTCTGCGGCATCATCGGGCTGGCCATGGCCACCGACGTGAAGATGGCGGAGAACCCCGGCACGGATCTGGTGCACAACGGCGTCCCGGTCGGCTCGGACTATGTGCAGAACCCGGTGATCTCGCAGGTCGCGGCGGCCGTCTTCGGCAGCGGGACGTTCTTCTTCGTACTCCTCGCCGCCGCCACCGCGCTCGTGCTCTTCCTGGCCGCGAACACCGCGTACAACGGTTTCCCGCTGCTCGGCTCGATCCTCGCCCAGGACCGCTACCTGCCGCGCCAGCTGCACACGCGCGGCGACCGGCTGGCCTTCTCCAACGGCATCGTCCTGCTGGCCGGGGCCGCCGCCCTGCTGGTCGGGGTGTACGGGGCGGACTCCACGCGGCTGATCCAGCTCTACATCGTCGGCGTCTTCGTCTCCTTCACCCTCAGCCAGACCGGCATGGTCCGGCACTGGAACCGCCATCTGCGCACCGAACGCGACGTGGCCAAGCGCCGCCACATGGTGCGCTCGCGGGCGATCAACACCTTCGGCGCCTTCTTCACCGGGCTGGTGCTGATCGTCGTCCTCGCCACCAAGTTCACCCACGGCGCCTGGGTCGCGCTGCTCGGCATGGTGATCTTCTACGGCACGATGACCGCGATCCGCCGCCACTACGACCGGGTCGCCGCCGAGATCGCCGCGGCCGAGGCCCCGTCCGACGACGCCGTCCGGCCGTCCCGGGTGCACTCCATCGTCCTCGTCTCCAAGGTCCACAAGCCCACGCTGCGCGCGCTCGGCTACGCGAAACTGATGCGCTCGGACACCCTGGAGGCGCTCTCCATCAACGTCGACGCCGCGGAGACGAAGGCGCTCAGGGAGGAGTGGGAGCGGCGCGGGATCAATGTGCCGCTGAAGATCCTCGACTCCCCGTACCGCGAGATCACCCGGCCGGTGATCGAGTACGTACGGGGGCTGCGCAGCGAGAATCCGCGCGACGCGATCAGCGTGTACATCCCGGAGTACGTGGTCGGCCGCTGGTACGAGCACCTGCTGCACAACCAGAGCGCCCTGCGGCTGAAGGGCCGGCTGCTCTTCACGCCGGGGGTGATGGTGACCTCGGTGCCGTACCAGCTGGAGTCCTCCGAGCGGGCCAGGACGCGCCTCAAGAGGCGCGCGGTGTACAACGCGCCGGGGGCGGTACGGCGCGGGCCCGTGGACACCCGGCAGCCGGGCGCCACCCGGCCCAAGAAGTGA
- a CDS encoding potassium channel family protein, which yields MHIVIMGCGRVGAALAQNLEQQGHTVAVIDQDPTAFRRLGSGFGGRRVSGVGFDQDTLREAGIEDAGAFAAVSSGDNSNIIAARVAREMFGIENVAARIYDPKRAEVYQRLGIPTVATVRWTADQMMRRLLPSGAEPLWRDPSGGVQLAEVHTSDSWIGHKISTLQEETGVRVAFLTRLGEAMLPTSQTVLQEGDLVHVMMRTDDIEKVEAAFAEGPDGGVN from the coding sequence GTGCACATCGTCATCATGGGCTGCGGCCGGGTCGGTGCCGCGCTCGCGCAGAACCTGGAGCAGCAGGGGCACACCGTCGCCGTCATCGACCAGGACCCCACCGCGTTCCGCCGGCTCGGCTCGGGGTTCGGCGGCCGTCGCGTCAGCGGGGTCGGATTCGACCAGGACACCCTGCGCGAGGCGGGGATCGAGGACGCCGGTGCGTTCGCCGCGGTGAGCAGCGGCGACAACTCCAACATCATCGCCGCCCGGGTGGCCCGCGAGATGTTCGGCATAGAGAACGTCGCCGCCCGCATCTACGACCCGAAGCGCGCCGAGGTCTACCAGCGCCTGGGTATCCCGACGGTGGCCACGGTCCGCTGGACCGCCGACCAGATGATGCGCCGGCTGCTGCCGTCCGGCGCTGAGCCGCTGTGGCGCGACCCCAGCGGGGGCGTACAGCTCGCCGAGGTGCACACCTCGGACAGCTGGATCGGCCACAAGATCAGCACGCTTCAGGAGGAGACGGGCGTCCGCGTCGCGTTCCTCACCCGGCTGGGCGAGGCGATGCTGCCGACGTCCCAGACGGTCCTTCAGGAGGGCGACCTCGTCCACGTGATGATGCGTACCGACGACATCGAGAAGGTCGAGGCGGCGTTCGCCGAGGGCCCGGACGGAGGCGTGAACTGA
- a CDS encoding potassium channel family protein — translation MRVAIAGAGAVGRSIAGELLENGHEILLIDNAPTAISVERVPLAEWLLADACEITSLDEAALQRCNVVIAATGDDKVNLVVSLLAKTEYGVPRVVARVNNPKNEWLFNEAWGVDVAVSTPRLMSALVEEAVSVGDLVRLLRFSHGDANLVELTLPPESAVTGTQVGEVVWPEDTSLVTIIRGTRVLTPHPEETLEAGDELLFVAAQAREEQLEDLLSVRHEDTTG, via the coding sequence ATGCGCGTCGCGATTGCCGGAGCCGGTGCGGTGGGGCGTTCCATCGCGGGTGAGCTGCTGGAGAACGGGCACGAGATCCTGCTCATCGACAACGCGCCGACCGCCATCTCGGTCGAGCGGGTGCCGCTCGCCGAGTGGCTGCTGGCCGACGCCTGCGAGATCACCTCGCTGGACGAGGCGGCGCTCCAGCGCTGCAATGTCGTGATCGCCGCGACCGGCGACGACAAGGTCAATCTGGTCGTCTCGCTGCTCGCCAAGACGGAGTACGGCGTGCCGCGGGTGGTCGCCCGGGTCAACAACCCCAAGAACGAGTGGCTGTTCAACGAGGCGTGGGGCGTCGATGTCGCTGTCTCCACGCCGCGGCTGATGTCGGCGCTGGTCGAGGAGGCGGTGAGCGTCGGTGATCTCGTACGGCTGCTGCGCTTCAGCCACGGGGACGCCAACCTGGTGGAGCTGACGCTGCCGCCGGAGTCGGCGGTGACCGGCACTCAGGTCGGCGAGGTGGTCTGGCCGGAGGACACGTCCCTGGTCACCATCATCCGCGGGACGCGCGTCCTGACGCCGCACCCGGAGGAGACCCTGGAGGCGGGCGACGAGCTGCTGTTCGTGGCGGCGCAGGCGCGCGAGGAGCAGCTGGAGGACCTGCTGTCGGTACGTCACGAGGACACGACGGGCTGA
- a CDS encoding DUF3159 domain-containing protein produces MTSPDEPAASTVSPDPRPSTAADPEGDAKAVTEAALFEAFGGVRGMVETVLPGLLFVTIFTINKDLHTSAIAALAVSLLLVVVRLVRRDTVKHAFSGVFGVAFGVVFAMMTGNAKDFYLPGMLYTLGLSLAYIITTLAGVPLMGLILGPVFKENLSWRTRNPGRKKAYAKASWAWGLILLAKCAILFPLYWWADTAQLGWVLIALKIPPFLLSVYLTWVFLAKAPPPIDVFAEMEAEEQAEKERKAAAAATSGDRPPARHRR; encoded by the coding sequence GTGACGTCACCCGACGAGCCCGCAGCCTCGACCGTTTCCCCAGACCCCCGCCCCTCGACGGCGGCCGACCCGGAGGGCGACGCGAAAGCCGTCACCGAGGCGGCGCTCTTCGAGGCGTTCGGCGGAGTGCGCGGCATGGTGGAGACAGTCCTCCCCGGCCTGCTCTTCGTCACGATCTTCACGATCAACAAGGACCTGCACACCTCGGCGATCGCGGCCCTGGCCGTCTCGCTGCTGCTGGTGGTGGTCCGGCTGGTCCGCCGCGACACCGTCAAGCACGCCTTCAGCGGGGTCTTCGGCGTCGCCTTCGGCGTGGTCTTCGCGATGATGACCGGCAACGCCAAGGACTTCTACCTCCCCGGCATGCTCTACACGCTGGGGCTGTCGCTCGCCTACATCATCACCACGCTGGCGGGCGTGCCGCTGATGGGGCTGATCCTCGGCCCGGTCTTCAAGGAGAACCTCTCCTGGCGCACCCGTAACCCGGGCCGCAAGAAGGCGTACGCCAAGGCCAGTTGGGCCTGGGGGCTGATCCTGCTCGCCAAGTGCGCGATCCTCTTCCCGCTCTACTGGTGGGCCGACACCGCCCAGCTCGGCTGGGTGCTGATCGCGCTGAAGATCCCGCCCTTCCTGCTCTCCGTCTACCTGACCTGGGTCTTCCTCGCGAAGGCGCCGCCGCCTATCGACGTCTTCGCCGAGATGGAGGCGGAGGAGCAGGCCGAGAAGGAGCGCAAGGCGGCTGCCGCCGCGACGAGCGGGGACCGGCCGCCCGCCCGGCACCGCAGGTAG
- a CDS encoding OB-fold nucleic acid binding domain-containing protein, which yields MLDRLSSSQEDLESEELREDAQASGCTRISECDDRQIVRVTGTLRTVTLRPRAGVPALEAELFDGTAPLDVVWLGRRSIVGIEPGRKLIASGRISLSHGRRVLFNPKYELRPLGQE from the coding sequence ATGCTCGACCGGCTGTCCAGCTCCCAGGAGGATCTGGAGTCGGAGGAGCTGCGGGAGGACGCGCAGGCGTCGGGCTGCACCCGGATCTCCGAGTGCGACGACCGCCAGATCGTGCGGGTGACTGGTACGTTGCGGACGGTCACCCTGCGTCCGCGAGCCGGCGTGCCCGCGCTGGAGGCGGAGCTGTTCGACGGCACCGCGCCCCTGGACGTGGTGTGGCTGGGCCGGCGCTCCATCGTGGGCATAGAGCCGGGCCGCAAGCTGATCGCCTCCGGCCGGATCTCCCTGAGCCACGGCCGGCGGGTGCTGTTCAATCCCAAATACGAACTCCGACCGCTCGGACAGGAGTAG
- a CDS encoding response regulator produces the protein MTRVLVVDDEPQIVRALVINLRARKYDVEAASDGASALELAAARHPDVVVLDLGLPDMDGVEVIKGLRGWTRVPILVLSARHTSDEKVEALDAGADDYVTKPFGMDELLARLRAAVRRAEPVGGDGDETAAVVETGGFTVDLAAKKVHRGGRDVRLTPTEWHLLEVLVRNTGRLVSQKQLLQEVWGPSYGTETNYLRVYMAQLRRKLEADPSHPRHFVTEPGMGYRFER, from the coding sequence ATGACCCGGGTGCTCGTGGTCGACGACGAGCCACAGATCGTACGCGCCCTCGTGATCAACCTGAGAGCGCGCAAGTACGACGTGGAGGCGGCCTCCGACGGCGCGAGCGCGCTGGAGCTGGCCGCCGCGCGCCACCCCGACGTCGTCGTGCTCGACCTCGGCCTGCCGGACATGGACGGCGTCGAGGTGATCAAGGGCCTGCGCGGCTGGACCCGGGTGCCGATCCTGGTGCTCTCCGCCCGCCACACCTCCGACGAGAAGGTCGAGGCCCTGGACGCCGGGGCCGACGACTACGTCACCAAGCCCTTCGGCATGGACGAACTGCTGGCCCGGCTGCGCGCCGCCGTCCGGCGGGCCGAGCCGGTCGGCGGGGACGGCGACGAGACGGCCGCGGTCGTCGAGACCGGCGGGTTCACCGTCGATCTGGCCGCCAAGAAGGTGCACCGGGGCGGCAGGGACGTACGGCTCACCCCGACCGAGTGGCACCTGCTGGAGGTGCTCGTACGCAACACCGGCCGGCTGGTCAGCCAGAAACAGCTCCTCCAGGAGGTCTGGGGGCCCTCCTACGGCACCGAGACGAACTATCTGCGGGTCTACATGGCACAGCTCAGACGGAAGCTGGAGGCGGATCCCTCGCACCCCAGGCACTTCGTCACCGAACCGGGCATGGGGTACCGCTTCGAGCGCTGA
- a CDS encoding sensor histidine kinase KdpD — protein sequence MGRGRLRIYLGAAPGVGKTYAMLSEAQRRVERGTDCVVGFVEHHDRPRTETMLHGLEQVARRELEYRGARLTEMDVDAVLERRPAVVLVDELAHTNVPGSRNAKRWQDVEELLKAGIEVVSTVNIQHLESLGDVVESITGVRQRETVPDEMVRRADQIELVDMSPQALRRRMAHGNVYKPDKVDAALSHYFRPGNLTALRELALLWVADRVDEYLQQYRGEHNIRTTWQARERIVVGLTGGPEGRTLLRRAARMAAKGSGSEILAVYIARSDGLTAASPKEIAVQRKLVEDLGGTFHHVIGDDIPSALLAFARGVNATQIVLGSSRRKTWQYVFGPGVGTTVARESGPDLDVHIVTHEEAAKGRGLPVARGARLGRSRIVSGWLAGVVAPVLLSLLLAELSNTLGLANDVLLFLFLTVLAALLGGLRPALASAAVGSLLLNFYFTPPAHTLTVQDPKNLVAIVIFFAVAVSVASVVDLAARRTHQASRLRAESEILSFLAGSVLRGETALDALLERVRETFSMESVALLERESDVEPWTCAGSVGPQPVDRPEAADVDMPVGDHMALALSGRVLPAEDRRVLAAFATQAAVVLDRQRLVGEAEQARALAEGNRIRTALLAAVSHDLRTPLAGIKAAVTSLRSDDVDWSEEDRAELLEGIEHGSDRLDHLVGNLLDMSRLQTGTVTPLMREIDLDEVVPMALGGVPENSVELDIPESLPMVAVDPGLLERAVANIVENAVKYSPDGRPVTVAASALGARVEVRVVDRGPGVPDEAKDRIFEPFQRHGDAPRGAGVGLGLAVARGFVDAMGGTLAAEDTPGGGLTMVLNLGAASGRAPARTESPARLIT from the coding sequence ATGGGACGCGGCAGACTTCGGATCTACCTGGGCGCGGCACCGGGCGTCGGCAAGACGTACGCGATGCTCTCCGAGGCACAGCGCCGCGTGGAGCGCGGCACCGACTGCGTGGTGGGCTTCGTCGAACACCACGACCGGCCGCGTACGGAAACGATGCTGCACGGCCTGGAACAGGTCGCCCGCCGTGAGCTGGAGTACCGGGGGGCCCGCCTCACCGAGATGGACGTCGACGCGGTGCTGGAGCGGCGGCCCGCCGTCGTCCTGGTCGACGAGCTGGCCCACACCAACGTGCCGGGCTCCCGCAACGCCAAGCGCTGGCAGGACGTCGAGGAACTGCTCAAGGCCGGCATCGAGGTCGTGTCGACCGTCAACATCCAGCACCTGGAGTCACTCGGCGATGTCGTCGAATCGATAACCGGGGTCCGGCAGCGCGAGACCGTCCCCGACGAGATGGTCCGGCGGGCCGACCAGATCGAGCTGGTCGACATGTCGCCCCAGGCACTGCGCCGCCGGATGGCGCACGGCAACGTCTACAAGCCCGACAAGGTCGACGCCGCGCTCTCGCACTACTTCCGCCCCGGCAACCTGACCGCGCTGCGCGAGCTGGCGCTGCTCTGGGTCGCCGACCGGGTGGACGAGTACCTCCAGCAGTACCGCGGCGAGCACAACATCCGCACCACCTGGCAGGCCCGCGAACGCATCGTCGTCGGCCTCACCGGCGGCCCCGAGGGGCGTACGCTCCTGCGCCGCGCCGCCCGGATGGCGGCCAAGGGCTCCGGCAGCGAGATCCTCGCCGTCTACATAGCCAGGAGCGACGGCCTGACCGCCGCCTCGCCCAAGGAGATCGCCGTCCAGCGCAAGCTGGTCGAGGATCTGGGCGGCACCTTCCACCACGTCATCGGCGACGACATCCCCTCCGCGCTGCTCGCCTTCGCGCGGGGCGTCAACGCCACCCAGATCGTCCTCGGCTCCAGCCGCCGCAAGACCTGGCAGTACGTCTTCGGCCCCGGCGTCGGCACCACCGTCGCCCGCGAGTCGGGACCCGACCTGGACGTCCACATCGTCACCCACGAGGAGGCCGCCAAGGGCCGGGGGCTCCCGGTGGCGCGCGGAGCCCGGCTGGGGCGCTCCCGGATCGTCTCGGGGTGGCTGGCCGGGGTCGTCGCGCCCGTCCTGCTCTCGCTGCTGCTGGCGGAGCTGAGCAACACCCTCGGGCTCGCCAACGACGTCCTGCTCTTCCTCTTCCTGACCGTGCTCGCCGCCCTGCTCGGCGGGTTGCGGCCCGCGCTCGCCTCCGCCGCCGTCGGCTCGCTGCTGCTCAACTTCTACTTCACCCCGCCCGCCCACACCCTGACCGTCCAGGACCCCAAGAACCTCGTCGCCATCGTCATCTTCTTCGCGGTGGCCGTCTCCGTGGCCTCCGTGGTGGACCTGGCGGCCCGCCGTACCCACCAGGCGTCCCGGCTGCGCGCCGAGTCGGAGATCCTCTCCTTCCTCGCGGGCAGCGTGCTGCGCGGCGAGACCGCGCTCGACGCCCTGCTGGAGCGGGTGCGGGAGACCTTCTCCATGGAGTCCGTGGCGCTGCTGGAGCGCGAGAGCGACGTCGAGCCGTGGACCTGCGCGGGCAGCGTCGGACCGCAGCCCGTCGACCGCCCCGAGGCCGCCGACGTCGACATGCCGGTCGGCGACCACATGGCGCTGGCCCTCTCCGGCCGGGTGCTGCCCGCCGAGGACCGCCGGGTGCTGGCCGCCTTCGCCACCCAGGCCGCCGTCGTACTCGACCGGCAGCGGCTGGTAGGCGAGGCGGAGCAGGCCAGGGCGCTCGCCGAGGGCAACCGCATCCGTACCGCCCTGCTCGCCGCCGTCAGCCACGATCTGCGCACCCCGCTGGCCGGGATCAAGGCCGCCGTCACCTCGCTGCGCTCCGACGACGTCGACTGGTCCGAGGAGGACCGGGCGGAGCTGCTGGAGGGCATCGAGCACGGCTCCGACCGCCTCGACCACCTGGTCGGCAACCTGCTGGACATGTCCCGGCTCCAGACCGGCACCGTCACCCCGCTGATGCGCGAGATCGACCTCGACGAGGTGGTGCCGATGGCGCTCGGCGGCGTACCGGAGAACAGCGTGGAGCTGGACATCCCGGAGTCGCTGCCCATGGTGGCCGTCGACCCGGGGCTGCTGGAGCGCGCGGTCGCCAACATCGTGGAGAACGCCGTCAAGTACAGCCCCGACGGCCGGCCCGTCACCGTCGCGGCGAGCGCGCTCGGCGCCCGGGTGGAGGTACGGGTCGTGGACCGCGGCCCCGGCGTGCCCGACGAGGCCAAGGACCGCATCTTCGAGCCCTTCCAGCGCCACGGCGACGCCCCGCGCGGCGCCGGCGTCGGACTCGGGCTCGCGGTCGCCCGCGGCTTCGTGGACGCGATGGGCGGCACGCTGGCCGCCGAGGACACCCCCGGCGGCGGTCTGACCATGGTTCTCAACCTCGGAGCCGCGTCAGGACGCGCGCCCGCACGCACCGAATCACCCGCCCGGCTCATCACATGA
- a CDS encoding potassium-transporting ATPase subunit C, giving the protein MNSSLRNAARLLGAGSRALLVLTVLCGVLYPLAVTGLAQGLFPHRANGSEITEGRSGRVVGSSLIGQRYDLPPREGRAPAPDLRWFQPRPSDGLGTSTDGQGHGLLLSGATNLAGDNPKLIRSVEAARAAVVEDNSTPGHPVRPSEIPADAVTSSGSGLDPDISPGYARLQARRVAERNQLPLRHVERLVDQHTRGRVLGFVGEPRVNVLALNTALRELVAGR; this is encoded by the coding sequence ATGAACAGCTCCCTGCGCAACGCCGCACGCCTCCTCGGGGCCGGATCGCGCGCGCTCCTCGTCCTGACCGTCCTGTGCGGGGTGCTCTACCCGCTGGCCGTCACCGGCCTCGCCCAGGGCCTCTTCCCGCACCGGGCCAACGGCTCCGAGATCACGGAGGGCCGCTCGGGCCGGGTCGTCGGCTCGTCCCTGATCGGACAGCGCTACGACCTGCCGCCGCGCGAGGGCCGCGCCCCGGCCCCCGACCTCCGCTGGTTCCAGCCGCGCCCGTCCGACGGCCTCGGTACCAGCACCGACGGCCAGGGGCACGGGCTGCTCCTGTCCGGGGCGACCAACCTGGCGGGCGACAACCCGAAGCTGATCCGGTCGGTGGAGGCGGCCAGGGCCGCCGTCGTCGAGGACAACTCCACCCCGGGCCATCCGGTCCGCCCCTCGGAGATCCCCGCCGACGCGGTCACCTCGTCGGGCTCGGGGCTCGACCCGGACATCTCACCCGGGTACGCCCGGCTCCAGGCCCGCCGCGTCGCGGAACGCAACCAGCTGCCCCTACGGCATGTGGAGCGGCTGGTCGACCAGCACACCCGGGGGCGCGTCCTCGGCTTCGTGGGGGAGCCCCGGGTGAACGTCCTCGCGCTCAACACCGCGCTGCGGGAGCTGGTGGCGGGCCGCTGA